The Neobacillus sp. OS1-2 genome includes a window with the following:
- the sipW gene encoding signal peptidase I SipW has product MKRFKKWAGRVSSVIIYEVLICMVMTVISTKINGGTPKVFGYEIMTVLSGSMEPGIKTGSIIAVKPVSDTTTLQKGDVITFKAADNPNTLITHRIIEIQKEKDRVQFMTKGDNNDTTDRSPVMPEKVVGVYSGFTLPFIGKLLAFIQSTNGAIFLMIVPGVLMILSSIISLWKAISKVESKKANPTG; this is encoded by the coding sequence ATGAAAAGGTTTAAAAAATGGGCGGGTAGAGTTTCATCAGTAATTATCTACGAAGTGTTAATTTGTATGGTTATGACAGTGATATCCACAAAAATAAACGGTGGAACTCCAAAGGTTTTCGGCTATGAGATTATGACGGTCTTATCTGGTTCCATGGAGCCGGGTATCAAGACCGGATCCATAATCGCTGTAAAACCAGTTTCTGATACGACAACTCTTCAAAAAGGTGACGTTATCACTTTCAAAGCAGCGGATAATCCTAACACATTAATAACTCATAGAATTATTGAAATACAAAAAGAAAAGGATAGGGTCCAGTTTATGACAAAGGGTGATAACAACGACACGACAGACCGATCCCCTGTCATGCCTGAAAAAGTAGTTGGGGTCTATAGTGGTTTCACTCTCCCCTTTATCGGGAAACTATTGGCTTTTATCCAATCTACCAATGGGGCAATATTTCTGATGATTGTTCCAGGAGTGCTCATGATCCTATCGTCCATTATTAGCCTATGGAAAGCTATTTCAAAAGTAGAATCAAAAAAGGCAAATCCAACTGGTTGA
- a CDS encoding TasA family protein has protein sequence MSLKRKMGATLLTTAMGAALISAGTFALWTSEGAFEGSDFKPGKLEINAVNGGAVLAQSLHMENLAPGDSETVKVKVKNDGNLNAWVAFDQEQSNASKQGQLFEAFEGHNTPLTITYDNAVKLIKPGETATLNLTYNFPKNAPNHYQRANNGYIDIYVKAVQSRNNGDANDNGVIDSGDAVQSWND, from the coding sequence ATGAGTTTAAAAAGAAAAATGGGGGCAACGTTACTAACAACAGCCATGGGAGCAGCATTAATCAGTGCAGGTACATTTGCCTTGTGGACTAGTGAGGGTGCATTTGAGGGCAGTGATTTTAAACCAGGAAAATTAGAAATTAATGCAGTGAATGGAGGAGCGGTACTTGCACAGTCACTCCACATGGAAAACTTAGCACCAGGGGATTCTGAAACTGTCAAGGTTAAGGTGAAAAATGATGGAAACTTGAATGCTTGGGTTGCATTTGATCAGGAGCAATCCAATGCTTCTAAGCAGGGCCAATTATTTGAGGCTTTTGAGGGCCATAATACACCTTTAACCATTACCTATGATAATGCAGTAAAACTAATAAAACCAGGTGAGACTGCCACTTTAAATTTAACCTATAACTTCCCTAAGAATGCACCTAATCATTATCAACGTGCAAATAATGGCTATATCGATATTTATGTTAAAGCGGTTCAATCACGGAATAATGGTGATGCAAATGATAATGGTGTGATCGATTCTGGTGATGCAGTTCAAAGTTGGAATGATTAA
- the nadA gene encoding quinolinate synthase NadA, which yields MPVTEMKSSLVEEIQEWKKKRNAILLAHNYQLPEIQDIADVLGDSLALARAAVTTSADVIVFCGVHFMAETAAILNPEKTVLLPDLEAGCSLADSITVDQLREWKAEHPGAVVVAYVNTTAEVKAESDYCCTSSNAVEIVRSIPEDKEILFLPDMFLGSFVKNETGRENMHIWLGECHVHAGIATHQVEDVLTQHPEAELLVHPECGCSTSSMYLMSEGVLPAEKTHILSTGNMLKHSKDSHAEEFIVATEVGIIHQMEKQNPEKRFVAANPEAVCPFMKMITLEKVLAALKENKHVITVSADTAERAKLAIERMVSIG from the coding sequence ATGCCAGTTACTGAGATGAAAAGCAGCTTAGTGGAGGAAATTCAAGAATGGAAGAAAAAGCGCAATGCTATTCTGCTCGCGCACAATTATCAACTTCCAGAGATTCAGGATATTGCAGACGTATTGGGTGATTCCCTTGCGCTTGCACGTGCCGCGGTGACCACATCTGCAGACGTAATCGTGTTCTGTGGTGTTCACTTTATGGCAGAAACAGCGGCCATTTTGAATCCGGAGAAAACCGTGCTGCTCCCAGACCTCGAGGCAGGCTGCTCTTTAGCTGATTCCATCACAGTAGATCAGCTCCGCGAATGGAAAGCTGAGCATCCTGGGGCGGTTGTCGTTGCTTATGTGAATACAACTGCTGAGGTGAAGGCGGAAAGCGATTATTGCTGTACCTCCTCCAACGCAGTGGAGATTGTCCGGTCGATTCCAGAGGACAAAGAAATCCTTTTCTTACCGGATATGTTCCTTGGTTCTTTCGTGAAGAATGAAACTGGCCGTGAGAACATGCATATTTGGCTGGGGGAATGTCATGTTCACGCAGGGATTGCAACACATCAGGTAGAGGATGTACTGACACAGCATCCAGAGGCCGAGCTGCTTGTCCATCCCGAATGTGGATGCTCCACTTCAAGCATGTACTTAATGTCTGAAGGGGTACTGCCAGCTGAAAAGACACATATTTTATCAACAGGTAACATGCTAAAACACTCTAAAGATTCGCATGCGGAGGAATTCATTGTTGCAACAGAGGTAGGAATTATCCATCAGATGGAAAAACAAAATCCTGAAAAGCGCTTTGTTGCCGCCAATCCGGAGGCTGTCTGTCCTTTTATGAAAATGATTACACTAGAAAAGGTTTTAGCGGCCCTAAAAGAAAACAAGCATGTCATTACAGTTTCTGCCGATACAGCCGAGCGAGCAAAGCTTGCTATTGAGCGGATGGTCTCCATTGGTTAA